A single window of Thalassomonas viridans DNA harbors:
- a CDS encoding ABC transporter permease, which translates to MFLRLATKSLLNRKGSVLLTLLAMTVSIFVMLGVEHIREQAKTSFTSTVSGTDLIVGTRTGSLNLLLYSIFRMGTPTNNISWQAFERLSADSAVKWSIPLSLGDSHKGYRVLGTDSAYFSHFSYGKQQTLTFNQGKAFAGIFDVVLGAEVARALGYKPGDKLALSHGIGSTSFSRHADKPFTVTGILNATGTPVDQTLHVSLQGLEAVHTSGSVSSEDFDKLTPKSITAVLLGLKSKMTVFHLQRKINTDNREPLLAILPGVALSELWQAMAILEGTLRLISVLVFVSALLGLSAMLLASIRERAQEIRLLRTMGASPVFLYWFVELEAMLITLVSVVSGAGLLYLCLSAAKGYLLAGYGLSIDANVLSLANIRWLSLVFLFAFIAAFPPSLMAYRGAKQSCY; encoded by the coding sequence ATGTTTTTGCGCTTAGCCACTAAGAGCCTGCTCAACCGCAAAGGCTCGGTATTGTTGACCCTGCTGGCGATGACGGTAAGTATTTTCGTCATGCTGGGGGTTGAGCATATCAGGGAGCAGGCGAAAACCAGTTTTACCAGTACGGTTTCCGGGACAGACCTTATTGTCGGCACCCGCACAGGCAGCCTGAACTTATTACTTTATTCCATCTTCAGAATGGGGACGCCGACCAACAATATCAGCTGGCAGGCCTTTGAACGGCTCTCTGCCGACAGTGCGGTAAAATGGTCGATTCCGCTGTCGTTGGGAGACTCACACAAAGGCTACCGGGTGCTGGGAACGGACAGCGCCTATTTCAGCCATTTTAGTTACGGCAAACAGCAAACACTCACCTTCAACCAGGGCAAAGCCTTTGCCGGGATTTTCGACGTCGTATTAGGGGCGGAGGTCGCCCGCGCTTTAGGTTATAAACCCGGAGACAAGCTTGCCCTGTCCCACGGCATAGGCTCCACCAGTTTCAGCCGCCATGCCGACAAGCCTTTTACCGTAACCGGCATCTTAAATGCAACCGGCACCCCGGTTGACCAGACCTTACATGTCAGTCTGCAGGGGCTGGAAGCGGTGCATACAAGCGGATCGGTCAGCAGCGAAGATTTTGATAAGCTCACTCCCAAAAGCATTACCGCGGTCTTGCTTGGCCTCAAATCAAAAATGACGGTGTTTCATTTACAGAGAAAAATCAACACAGACAACCGGGAGCCCCTGCTGGCTATTTTACCCGGCGTGGCCCTGTCTGAACTATGGCAGGCCATGGCGATTTTAGAAGGCACGCTGCGCTTAATCTCGGTATTGGTCTTTGTTTCCGCCTTGCTGGGGCTAAGCGCCATGCTGCTTGCCTCCATCCGGGAGCGGGCTCAGGAAATACGGCTGTTGCGTACTATGGGGGCCTCTCCCGTTTTTTTATATTGGTTTGTCGAACTGGAAGCTATGCTGATCACTCTGGTCAGTGTGGTAAGCGGCGCAGGTTTGTTATATCTTTGCCTGTCTGCCGCCAAAGGGTATTTACTCGCCGGTTATGGTTTATCCATAGATGCCAATGTGCTTTCCTTAGCCAATATACGATGGCTAAGCCTGGTGTTTCTGTTTGCTTTTATTGCGGCCTTTCCTCCTTCACTGATGGCATACCGGGGAGCAAAACAATCATGTTATTAA
- a CDS encoding M1 family metallopeptidase yields MKVNKSIALALLVPLTLAGTVYASAIKQTKGDFEDKFRQLEEVLPTPNVYRNAAGEPGENYWQQKVDYHIKVSLDEDKRRISGSEKITYQNNSPYRLKYLWVQLDQNIFKEDSIANTANNFGGIGRRGPYTKAGDQKTPAKISLDELRRQQFLADNEPGYEISAVKDSKGKQLDFTLVGTQMRIDLPEPLKSGRSVKFSIDFAFNIVEENAVSARSGYEHFDEDPREGGNDIFLLAQWFPRLHAYTDYEAWTNKEFLGRGEFTLEFGDYQVEIDVPADHIVSATGVLSNPKEVLTKTQRKRLEQAKTAKRPVFVVTEEEAAANEKAGTDKRKTWKFKADNVRDFAWASSRKFMWDAKGYRQADKNMPLVMAMSFYPKEGGDLWKKYSTESVIHTMDVYSRFSFNYPYPTAQSVNGPVGGMEYPMITFNGPRTELQDDGSRTYSQAEKRYLIGVVIHEIGHIYFPMVVNSDERQWTWMDEGLNSFLDGVAGREWDPDIPWGVEPRDIVGYMQSENQVPIMTQSDSILRLGPNAYTKPAVALNILREVILGRELFDFAFKEYSERWQFKRPTPSDFFRTMEEASGVDLDWFWRGWFYSTDHVDISIDRVYQMRLDTHDPDIDYARLRDLEQDKPSSLFVERNKAEGKELWIDRNPDIRDFYDENDRFTVTNKERNAYKKFLKKLKPWERSTLARAVEEDKNYYVLEFSNLGGLVMPILLELTYADGSKENQYIPAEIWRRTPKQVRKLIVTDKDKELVQVAVDPGWETADVDVENNHYPRRIIPSRVEAYKAKKSKDKVKRDIMKDIKTRLKTDAEITKDD; encoded by the coding sequence ATGAAAGTTAACAAATCCATTGCCTTGGCATTGCTAGTGCCGCTTACGCTGGCGGGTACTGTCTACGCCTCAGCGATAAAGCAAACCAAAGGCGATTTTGAAGACAAATTCCGCCAGCTGGAAGAAGTGCTGCCGACGCCGAACGTATACCGCAATGCCGCCGGCGAGCCGGGGGAAAACTACTGGCAACAGAAGGTTGATTACCATATCAAGGTATCCCTGGACGAAGACAAGCGCCGTATCAGCGGCAGCGAAAAAATCACCTACCAGAATAACTCCCCCTACAGGTTAAAGTACTTGTGGGTACAGCTAGATCAGAATATCTTCAAAGAAGACTCCATTGCCAATACCGCCAACAATTTCGGCGGTATTGGCCGCCGCGGGCCATACACCAAAGCCGGCGACCAAAAGACCCCGGCAAAAATCAGCCTGGACGAACTGCGCCGCCAGCAATTTCTGGCCGACAACGAACCCGGCTATGAAATCAGCGCGGTAAAAGACAGCAAGGGCAAGCAATTGGACTTTACCCTGGTGGGCACGCAAATGCGTATTGACTTGCCTGAGCCGCTAAAATCGGGCCGGTCGGTTAAATTCTCCATCGACTTTGCCTTTAATATCGTCGAAGAAAATGCGGTTTCGGCACGTTCCGGTTACGAGCATTTTGACGAAGACCCGCGTGAAGGCGGCAATGACATTTTCCTGCTGGCGCAATGGTTCCCCCGCCTTCATGCCTACACAGACTATGAAGCCTGGACCAACAAAGAGTTTTTGGGACGCGGGGAATTTACCCTTGAATTTGGCGATTACCAGGTAGAAATCGACGTACCTGCCGATCACATCGTCAGCGCCACCGGGGTATTGAGCAACCCGAAAGAAGTGCTCACCAAAACCCAACGTAAACGTTTGGAACAGGCAAAAACCGCCAAACGCCCGGTGTTTGTCGTCACCGAAGAAGAAGCGGCGGCAAACGAAAAAGCGGGCACGGATAAACGTAAAACCTGGAAATTCAAAGCCGACAACGTGCGTGACTTTGCCTGGGCTTCGTCACGTAAATTTATGTGGGATGCCAAAGGCTACCGCCAGGCCGATAAAAACATGCCGCTGGTAATGGCGATGTCTTTTTACCCGAAAGAAGGCGGCGACCTGTGGAAAAAATATTCCACCGAGTCTGTTATCCATACCATGGATGTATACTCCCGCTTCTCCTTCAACTATCCCTATCCGACGGCACAATCGGTTAACGGCCCGGTAGGCGGCATGGAATATCCTATGATCACCTTCAACGGTCCGCGCACCGAGTTACAGGATGACGGCTCCCGTACCTACTCGCAGGCGGAAAAACGTTACCTGATAGGTGTGGTTATCCATGAAATCGGCCATATCTATTTCCCTATGGTGGTTAACTCAGACGAACGCCAGTGGACCTGGATGGACGAAGGCCTGAACAGCTTCCTGGACGGCGTTGCCGGCCGCGAATGGGATCCGGACATTCCCTGGGGCGTAGAGCCGCGCGATATCGTCGGCTACATGCAGTCGGAAAACCAGGTTCCCATTATGACGCAATCCGACAGCATCCTGCGTTTAGGCCCCAACGCCTATACCAAGCCCGCGGTGGCATTAAACATTTTACGTGAAGTGATTTTAGGGCGGGAGCTGTTTGACTTCGCCTTTAAAGAATATTCAGAGCGTTGGCAGTTTAAACGCCCAACCCCTTCAGATTTTTTCCGCACCATGGAAGAAGCCTCCGGGGTGGATCTCGACTGGTTCTGGCGCGGTTGGTTCTACTCGACGGATCACGTTGATATTTCAATCGACAGGGTGTACCAGATGCGCCTGGACACGCATGATCCCGACATAGACTACGCCCGTTTGCGCGACCTTGAACAGGACAAACCCTCGTCGCTATTTGTTGAGCGCAACAAGGCCGAAGGCAAAGAATTATGGATTGACCGCAACCCGGACATCCGTGACTTCTATGACGAAAACGACCGCTTCACCGTCACCAACAAGGAGCGCAACGCCTACAAGAAGTTCCTGAAAAAGCTGAAACCTTGGGAGCGCAGCACGTTGGCACGCGCGGTAGAGGAAGACAAAAACTACTATGTGCTGGAATTTTCCAATCTCGGCGGCCTGGTCATGCCTATCCTGCTTGAACTGACATATGCCGACGGCAGCAAAGAAAACCAGTATATCCCGGCGGAAATCTGGCGCCGTACCCCGAAACAGGTGCGTAAGCTGATCGTCACCGATAAGGACAAAGAGCTGGTACAGGTAGCCGTTGACCCGGGCTGGGAAACCGCCGACGTGGATGTAGAAAACAACCACTACCCGCGCCGCATTATTCCTTCACGTGTTGAAGCTTATAAAGCTAAGAAGAGCAAGGACAAGGTCAAACGCGATATCATGAAAGATATCAAAACCAGACTGAAAACCGATGCTGAAATAACCAAGGACGACTGA
- a CDS encoding DUF6702 family protein → MLKRFLYLVPLLLITMANTALAHQQKAAETTVLFNKRSGQLEVAHRFYLHDTEHAVQSLFDKKADILNSADTQQKFADYVAQQFYLRTLADEKLPLTKVGHEVEGKFFWVYQDTKLPAETKGLKLYNGSLRELWPTQINMVNIQGQGKVRTLYFSDDKEWLIASFN, encoded by the coding sequence ATGCTGAAACGATTTTTATACTTAGTGCCGCTGCTCCTGATAACGATGGCGAATACCGCCCTTGCCCACCAGCAAAAGGCGGCGGAAACCACGGTACTGTTCAACAAGCGCTCCGGCCAGCTTGAAGTGGCGCACCGTTTTTACCTGCACGATACCGAGCATGCCGTACAGTCATTGTTTGACAAAAAGGCGGATATCCTCAACTCGGCAGATACCCAACAAAAATTTGCAGACTATGTGGCTCAGCAGTTCTATTTACGTACCCTGGCAGATGAAAAGCTGCCGTTAACTAAGGTCGGCCATGAAGTCGAGGGCAAGTTCTTCTGGGTATACCAGGACACCAAGCTGCCGGCAGAAACCAAGGGCCTGAAGCTATATAACGGTTCGTTGCGCGAACTCTGGCCGACGCAAATTAATATGGTGAATATTCAAGGACAAGGTAAAGTCCGCACCCTGTACTTCAGCGACGATAAAGAATGGTTGATCGCTAGCTTTAACTAA
- a CDS encoding metal-dependent hydrolase, whose amino-acid sequence MANFSTHISASIVSSSVLGTVVLATKIAPVPQSLLLIVIGALSGLLPDLDADDSTAIGWLFSILGFSLAASFVLVYPLNSLLAIWLAAAGIYAFTWYIIKPLFERITVHRGSLHSILAVVMFALFGIVISLQLSASLNMALLVALFVILGALTHLLLDECYSVDLTNNRIKSSFGTAMKLIDMRYPLATLG is encoded by the coding sequence TTGGCTAACTTCTCTACCCATATCAGCGCAAGTATTGTTTCCAGCTCGGTATTAGGCACTGTGGTCTTAGCCACAAAAATTGCCCCTGTGCCGCAAAGTTTACTTTTAATCGTTATCGGCGCCCTGTCGGGGCTGTTGCCGGACCTGGATGCCGACGATTCGACAGCTATCGGCTGGCTCTTTTCCATCCTGGGGTTTAGCCTGGCGGCGAGCTTTGTACTGGTGTACCCGCTAAACTCCCTGCTTGCCATTTGGCTGGCCGCCGCCGGTATCTATGCCTTCACCTGGTACATCATCAAACCCCTGTTTGAGCGAATCACCGTACACAGGGGCAGTTTGCATTCCATTCTGGCGGTGGTGATGTTTGCCCTGTTCGGCATAGTGATCAGCCTGCAATTAAGCGCGTCTTTAAATATGGCCTTGCTGGTGGCGCTTTTTGTCATTCTCGGGGCGCTGACCCATTTACTTTTGGATGAATGTTACAGCGTGGACCTGACCAATAACCGGATAAAATCCTCTTTCGGTACCGCCATGAAACTGATTGATATGCGCTATCCGCTGGCGACCCTGGGATAG
- a CDS encoding LysR family transcriptional regulator, translating to MDIELIKTFIEVKNCRHFGKAAENLYLTQAAVSSRIRQLEQHFGVALFSRTRNNIQLTPAGERLVSYAETLLRTLRMAKQDVALTSGQVTQISIAGTPNTWDTYIHDAISKIYASQPDISLVAEILAREQITRQLLERSLDIAILFDPPKVEELKIEHLHTFELIPVSTFNQAFQSPSEVKRYIMVDWGTGFSHWHARELKEMSTPAVRTSTARIALDLMLQCGGSAYLPDVIAEPFIDQGGLYRIGGMPSFKRDIFSAFHKENDNEEKLIEIRQLLRKEQPEAPAIIGP from the coding sequence ATGGATATTGAGTTAATAAAAACCTTTATTGAAGTTAAGAATTGCCGGCACTTTGGTAAAGCGGCCGAGAATCTGTATTTAACCCAGGCTGCGGTAAGTTCCAGGATAAGGCAGTTAGAACAGCATTTCGGTGTTGCCCTGTTTAGCCGTACCCGGAATAATATCCAATTGACCCCGGCGGGGGAGCGGCTGGTTTCCTATGCGGAAACCCTGTTGCGCACTTTGCGGATGGCAAAACAGGACGTGGCCTTAACCTCGGGACAGGTAACGCAAATTTCGATTGCCGGTACTCCCAATACCTGGGATACCTATATCCATGACGCCATTTCAAAAATTTATGCCAGCCAGCCGGATATTAGTTTAGTGGCGGAAATACTGGCCCGCGAGCAAATCACCCGGCAGTTGCTTGAGCGGTCACTGGATATTGCCATTTTGTTTGATCCGCCTAAAGTCGAAGAGCTTAAAATTGAACATCTGCATACCTTTGAGCTTATTCCGGTATCCACTTTTAATCAGGCATTCCAGAGTCCGAGCGAAGTAAAACGCTATATCATGGTGGATTGGGGAACGGGTTTCAGTCACTGGCATGCCAGGGAGCTGAAAGAAATGTCGACACCGGCGGTGAGAACAAGCACCGCAAGGATCGCCCTGGATTTGATGTTGCAATGCGGCGGCAGCGCTTATTTACCTGATGTGATCGCCGAGCCGTTTATCGACCAGGGGGGCCTGTACCGTATCGGTGGCATGCCGTCTTTTAAACGGGATATTTTCAGCGCATTTCACAAAGAGAATGACAATGAAGAAAAGCTGATTGAGATCCGGCAATTGCTCAGGAAAGAGCAGCCTGAAGCCCCGGCGATCATCGGTCCTTAA
- the maoP gene encoding DUF413 domain-containing protein produces MILVHGFVKAGKFYDDVNFPYGFRKSGNFSITEADLLTDVGKRLFMLEQGLAAAQNQVEEKFVEMCRTQREGESKIERLWQKYQRLTKKRSFHTLSSRVTSNTDINTNDNIAIDEEY; encoded by the coding sequence ATGATCTTAGTACATGGCTTTGTTAAAGCAGGAAAATTTTATGACGATGTCAATTTTCCCTATGGTTTTCGCAAAAGCGGTAATTTTTCCATCACTGAAGCAGATCTATTAACCGATGTGGGAAAACGCCTGTTTATGCTGGAACAGGGCTTAGCGGCTGCACAAAACCAGGTTGAAGAGAAATTTGTTGAAATGTGCCGCACACAGCGGGAAGGCGAATCGAAAATAGAAAGGCTGTGGCAAAAATACCAGCGGCTGACAAAAAAGCGGAGTTTTCATACCTTATCGAGCCGCGTTACAAGCAATACAGATATTAACACCAATGACAATATAGCGATAGACGAGGAATACTGA
- a CDS encoding ATP-grasp domain-containing protein — protein sequence MRGWIIYKDNASLLRQEAYEVHRLVEVAKEENIELQVFSPDQFDLTVTRDDEKSILIDGKKQDLPDFVMPRMGAGTTYFALAIIRHLERLGVYCINSSNSIETVKDKLFAQQILAEKNLPTPDTMLVKFPVDVDLVEKQIGFPVVVKTLSGSQGSGVFLSKSKGEFDDLMQLIEATNPKANIILQQFVKASHGRDLRVFTIGGRAVACMERNSNGGNFKANVSAGGSGKPHPITPEIEWLATQTASVLGLDVAGIDLLFDQEHFKICEANSSPGFEGLEGALGLNVPKEIFHFIRIRLGIFDKSNNIKAKPAKKTAKTAKAVVEEAKDHATP from the coding sequence ATGCGCGGTTGGATCATATATAAAGATAATGCGAGCTTGCTGCGTCAGGAAGCTTATGAAGTTCATCGCCTGGTTGAAGTTGCCAAAGAAGAAAATATAGAGCTGCAGGTGTTCTCACCCGACCAGTTTGACCTGACCGTTACCCGGGACGACGAAAAGAGCATACTGATCGACGGTAAAAAACAGGACTTGCCTGATTTTGTTATGCCGCGCATGGGGGCAGGCACCACATATTTTGCCCTGGCCATCATACGTCACCTGGAACGGCTAGGCGTTTATTGCATCAATAGCTCCAATTCCATCGAAACGGTCAAAGACAAGCTTTTTGCCCAACAAATCCTGGCGGAGAAGAACCTGCCTACGCCGGATACCATGCTGGTGAAATTTCCCGTCGATGTCGACCTGGTGGAAAAACAGATCGGCTTCCCTGTGGTAGTCAAAACCTTATCCGGCTCCCAAGGCAGCGGGGTATTCCTGTCCAAGTCCAAAGGTGAATTTGATGATTTAATGCAACTGATAGAGGCAACCAACCCGAAAGCCAACATTATCTTGCAGCAGTTTGTCAAAGCCAGTCACGGCAGGGATCTGCGGGTTTTCACCATAGGCGGCAGGGCCGTTGCCTGCATGGAGCGCAACTCTAACGGAGGTAACTTTAAAGCCAATGTCAGCGCCGGCGGTTCGGGGAAACCCCACCCGATCACCCCGGAAATCGAATGGCTGGCAACGCAGACGGCAAGCGTGCTGGGACTGGATGTCGCCGGTATCGACCTGCTGTTTGACCAGGAGCATTTTAAAATATGCGAAGCCAATTCTTCTCCCGGATTCGAGGGGCTCGAAGGCGCATTAGGGCTTAATGTTCCCAAAGAAATTTTTCACTTTATCCGCATCCGGCTGGGAATCTTTGATAAAAGTAATAATATCAAAGCCAAACCAGCCAAAAAGACAGCGAAAACAGCAAAAGCTGTTGTTGAAGAAGCCAAAGACCACGCGACTCCCTGA
- a CDS encoding LysR family transcriptional regulator, whose product MINSDDLRFFHLIANHSSLAATARALNVTPPTVTQRLQTIEQKLKLKLVDRHARKISLTDEGLLLAERARLILAEMDDLYELLNSQQQEIAGRLKILAPLGFGQEYIAPLVTEFQREYNQLSVELELSDNPDWSSGHAWDIMIYIGELRDSSLKLSVLASNRRFLCASPAYIARYGMPETPADLRRHTCIALRENAEDVTMWRFSATDSDEQQAIRINPKLASNDGRVIKQWALAGAGIIQRSEWDVAAQLKSGELIRLLPDYQLPSADIVALLGTDLRARSARTSKFLQLLKARLAGAPWKN is encoded by the coding sequence ATGATAAACAGCGACGACCTGAGGTTTTTCCACTTGATAGCCAACCATAGTTCGCTGGCGGCGACGGCAAGGGCACTGAATGTCACGCCGCCAACGGTCACGCAGAGGCTGCAAACTATTGAGCAAAAACTTAAGCTTAAGCTGGTTGACCGGCACGCAAGGAAAATCTCCCTGACCGACGAAGGCTTGTTGCTGGCGGAGCGCGCCCGGCTGATCCTGGCGGAAATGGATGACTTGTATGAACTGCTTAACAGCCAGCAGCAGGAAATTGCCGGCCGTTTGAAAATTTTGGCGCCCCTGGGGTTCGGCCAGGAATATATTGCCCCTTTGGTAACCGAATTCCAGAGGGAGTATAACCAGCTTTCGGTGGAGCTGGAGCTGTCCGACAATCCCGACTGGTCCAGCGGACATGCCTGGGACATCATGATCTACATAGGCGAGCTAAGGGACTCGTCGTTAAAATTGTCTGTGCTGGCCTCGAACCGGCGGTTTTTATGCGCGTCTCCCGCTTATATTGCCCGGTACGGCATGCCGGAAACGCCGGCGGATTTACGCCGGCATACCTGTATCGCCTTAAGGGAAAATGCCGAAGACGTCACCATGTGGCGCTTTAGCGCAACCGACAGCGATGAGCAGCAGGCGATACGGATTAATCCCAAACTCGCCAGCAACGACGGCCGGGTCATCAAGCAATGGGCATTAGCCGGGGCCGGCATTATCCAGCGTTCGGAATGGGACGTGGCCGCACAGTTAAAAAGCGGTGAATTGATCCGGCTTTTGCCCGATTATCAACTTCCCTCAGCCGATATAGTGGCTTTGTTGGGAACCGATTTACGGGCGCGCTCTGCCAGAACCAGCAAATTTTTGCAGCTGCTGAAAGCTCGCCTGGCAGGCGCACCCTGGAAGAACTGA
- a CDS encoding S41 family peptidase, which yields MLKKLLITIMLGLATLPAAANTLARLGAQLQPEQIRQDLASWLEWLDKTHPDLAYTTKDIEKFYLDVAALKNGDKPLTVLEFWRRVTALNSQLSDGHTGITFDSTKALTREFVEEGGAVFPFSLVFNDDKLVITGKLDGQPSNLKGYAIEKINGVAIENVLHPLLKRLHGDSQRQRKALLAKRFASYYWLYFGEAENFVIDVTDESEKVTIRDISIAASRAPFGSKKSFEQTYQFEVLDPQTAKLTLKIFNWPDKERYFAFMEKAFKEMKTLNIKKLIIDIRENGGGDDDMWKQGIVSYIADKPWRHGSTYKVKIIEGRESETQRLGEVIDGELKANNQVDHENPYRFTGEVYVLIGAYTYSSSILFANTVQDHGFATLVGEPTGGKSDQTGGLQNYLLPHSQLAVFAPRFLLARPKGGHHMEPVIPDIAIAYDKIRPQQLVDKLMQTW from the coding sequence ATGCTTAAAAAACTACTGATAACAATAATGCTGGGGCTGGCAACACTACCGGCCGCAGCAAACACACTTGCCCGCCTGGGCGCTCAACTGCAACCGGAACAGATACGGCAAGACCTGGCAAGCTGGCTGGAGTGGCTCGACAAGACCCACCCAGATTTGGCCTACACCACAAAAGACATCGAAAAGTTTTACCTGGATGTCGCCGCTTTAAAAAACGGTGACAAACCGCTAACCGTCCTGGAGTTCTGGCGCCGGGTTACGGCATTAAACAGCCAGCTCTCCGACGGCCATACCGGGATCACTTTCGACAGCACCAAGGCGCTGACCCGGGAATTTGTGGAAGAAGGCGGCGCTGTTTTTCCCTTTTCCCTGGTTTTCAACGATGACAAGTTAGTGATCACCGGCAAACTCGATGGCCAGCCGTCGAACCTTAAGGGTTATGCCATCGAAAAGATCAACGGCGTGGCGATTGAAAATGTGCTGCATCCGCTGCTAAAACGTTTACATGGAGACAGCCAGCGTCAGCGCAAAGCCTTACTGGCCAAACGTTTCGCCAGCTATTATTGGCTGTATTTCGGTGAAGCGGAAAACTTTGTCATTGATGTGACAGATGAAAGTGAAAAAGTCACCATCAGGGATATCAGCATTGCCGCCAGCCGCGCTCCTTTTGGCAGCAAGAAAAGCTTTGAACAGACCTATCAGTTCGAGGTTTTAGATCCGCAAACCGCCAAATTAACCTTAAAAATCTTTAACTGGCCGGATAAGGAACGTTACTTCGCCTTTATGGAAAAAGCCTTTAAAGAAATGAAAACCCTTAACATCAAAAAGCTGATCATAGATATCCGGGAAAACGGCGGCGGCGATGACGATATGTGGAAACAGGGCATAGTCTCTTATATCGCCGATAAACCCTGGCGTCACGGCTCCACCTATAAAGTGAAAATTATCGAAGGCAGAGAAAGTGAAACCCAGCGACTGGGAGAGGTAATAGACGGCGAACTCAAGGCCAACAACCAGGTAGACCATGAGAACCCCTACCGGTTTACAGGCGAAGTGTATGTATTGATTGGCGCTTATACCTACTCCTCATCCATTTTATTTGCCAATACGGTACAGGATCACGGCTTTGCTACTTTAGTCGGCGAGCCCACCGGCGGCAAAAGCGACCAGACCGGAGGTTTGCAAAACTACCTGCTGCCACATTCCCAGTTAGCGGTTTTTGCTCCCCGCTTTTTACTGGCGCGCCCTAAGGGAGGGCACCATATGGAGCCGGTAATACCAGATATCGCCATTGCTTACGATAAAATCCGGCCACAGCAGCTGGTCGACAAGTTAATGCAAACCTGGTGA
- a CDS encoding TSUP family transporter has protein sequence MEFAQFSTELLAFLFFVAMLAGFLDTLAGGGGLLTVPALMMSGIPPVAALATNKLQASTGTATASYLMIKNKKVSWLEIKPLMLFAFLGAAAGTVLIQFIDTQILSFVIPLVILLIGLYFLLAPTPNENSRQAKISPKNYQRLVVPSIGCYDGLFGPGTGSFFVLAGVSLNGRGFIDATAIAKPLNFATNMASLLVFLVAGQVIWVLGIIMLLGQIIGARLGSRCLFSIKVAYLRGLVVLMCFAMLVKYVLTL, from the coding sequence TTGGAATTTGCCCAGTTCTCCACCGAACTATTAGCCTTTTTATTTTTCGTCGCCATGCTCGCCGGGTTTCTCGATACCCTGGCCGGCGGTGGCGGTTTGCTGACCGTACCGGCGTTGATGATGAGCGGCATACCGCCGGTCGCCGCCCTGGCAACCAACAAGTTGCAGGCCAGTACCGGTACGGCAACGGCCAGCTACCTGATGATAAAGAATAAAAAGGTCAGCTGGCTGGAAATTAAACCCCTGATGTTGTTTGCCTTCCTGGGGGCAGCCGCCGGTACTGTGCTCATCCAGTTTATCGACACCCAGATCCTGAGTTTTGTTATTCCGCTGGTTATTCTTCTGATCGGCCTTTATTTTCTGCTGGCCCCGACCCCGAACGAAAATAGCCGGCAGGCAAAAATCTCCCCTAAAAACTACCAAAGACTGGTTGTCCCCTCCATCGGCTGCTACGACGGCCTTTTTGGTCCGGGGACAGGTTCCTTTTTTGTCCTTGCCGGGGTTTCCTTAAACGGGCGGGGCTTTATCGATGCCACCGCCATCGCCAAACCCCTGAACTTTGCCACCAATATGGCATCCCTGCTGGTGTTCCTGGTTGCCGGGCAGGTGATCTGGGTTTTGGGCATCATTATGCTGCTGGGACAAATCATAGGCGCCAGGCTCGGCTCCCGTTGCCTGTTTAGCATTAAAGTGGCATACCTGAGAGGCCTGGTGGTGCTTATGTGCTTTGCCATGCTGGTAAAATATGTTTTAACCCTGTAA